The Ananas comosus cultivar F153 unplaced genomic scaffold, ASM154086v1, whole genome shotgun sequence genome includes a window with the following:
- the LOC109704196 gene encoding uncharacterized protein LOC109704196 isoform X1, giving the protein MIFPPRFFTVMVHLVIHLASEARIAGPVHYRWMYPIERYLSTLKSFVRNRAHPEGSIAEAYLAQECMTFCSRYIKAFMAKRQRLRIVQSRAEYQEEQRQSTQSQPQSQQNLQHDFNMQVEEHVHLDQENTGHEEIETVTVEDETGRRTRGKTLLADLWVLPPSHRVVVDCNTYGQPIGNERGLLGQFLGTIARNGGLCSLSHKDWRYVKKEKKLDILNQVKKKFLYHQSCEKWIFKSAGRKWKDYKCSLKARYFDDLASLDEMYKKVLEDIVRDQWISLVNFWKTETAKLRSEKNKRSRTLQETTHTAGTKSFARVAAEMKQKHLERKESTRSEVYLKTHKYKNGDFVNDKLAADLQSKIIENQESSNSHGRVAWEGDAYSDVIGKDKYGYMRGVGLAPSPSELLKPMISSRFDGIQITTLDETI; this is encoded by the exons ATGATTTTTCCACCTCGGTTTTTCACTGTAATGGTTCATTTGGTTATTCACTTGGCGAGTGAGGCTAGAATTGCAGGACCGGTTCATTATAGATGGATGTATCCAATTGAAAG GTATCTTTCGACTTTGAAGTCTTTTGTACGTAATCGAGCACATCCAGAGGGTTCTATTGCAGAAGCTTACTTAGCGCAAGAGTGCATGACTTTTTGTTCTCGGTATATAAAAG CATTCATGGCCAAGCGTCAACGTTTACGTATTGTTCAAAGTCGAGCCGAGTATCAAGAAGAGCAACGACAAAGTACGCAATCTCAGCCACAATCGCAACAAAACCTACAACATGATTTCAATATGCAAGTTGAAGAACATGTTCATTTAGATCAGGAAAATACAGGTCATGAAGAAATTGAGACGGTAACTGTTGAAG ATGAAACTGGACGAAGAACTCGTGGAAAAACCCTTTTGGCTGATCTATGGGTTCTACCGCCTAGTCATCGAGTTGTTGTGGATTGTAATACTTATGGACAACCAATTGGAAATGAAAGAGGACTGTTAGGCCAATTTCTGGGTACTATAGCAAGGAACGGTGGGCTATGTTCTTTGAGTCATAAGGATTGGAGATAtgtgaagaaggaaaagaaactAGATATTCTAAATCAAGTGAAG AAAAAGTTTCTCTACCACCAAAGTTGTGAGAAGTGGATTTTCAAGTCGGCGGGAAGAAAATGGAAGGACTACAAGTGCAGTTTAAAGGCTAGGTATTTTGATGACCTTGCAAGTCTTGATGAAATGTACAAAAAAGTTCTAGAAGATATAGTGCGAGATCAATGGATTTCTCTTGTAAACTTTTGGAAAACTGAAACAGCCAAG cttcGAAgtgagaaaaacaaaagaagtcGTACATTGCAAGAAACAACACATACTGCAGGGACAAAAAGTTTTGCACGAGTTGCTGCCGAGATG AAGCAAAAACATCTGGAGAGGAAAGAGTCAACACGTTCTGAAGTCTATCTCAAAACTCATAAGTACAAGAATGGAGATTTTGTGAATGATAAGTTAGCC GCTGATCTACAATCTAAGATTATAGAAAATCAAGAATCCTCGAACTCGCATGGACGTGTAGCATGGGAGGGTGATGCATATTCTGATGTGATAGGAAAAGATAAGTATGGATATATGCGTGGTGTGGGATTAGCTCCCTCACCATCTGAGCTACTAAAGCCAATGATTTCTTCTCGCTTTGATGGCATACAAATAACAACATTGGATGAGACTATCTGA
- the LOC109704193 gene encoding uncharacterized protein LOC109704193: MSHLTNASDSQVNGLNSEAENFFSLLRDADQNLWPGCELTKLSLIVLLFHTKCTNKWSNKSFNDLLGILQLAIPNGKCLPKTFVEAKKVIKTLGLGYEKIHACQNNCQLYWKDKANDDNCSICGASRWRMIRGHSSSTRRKKKGIPAKVLRYFPLKPRLKRLFMSKQAATLMRWHEEERIKDGALRHPTDSEAWKSFDSKHPDFSLDSRNVRFGLASDGFNPFGMLSSTYSGWPIILIPYNLPPWLCMKESSFILSLLILGPSGPENQIDVYLQPLIDELKELWEVGIDTYDASRDGSFMLKAALMWTINDFLAYGILSGWNVHGGFACPCCNVETCSRRLKYGRKYCFMGHRRFLEPNHKFRYDKVSFDGTEEFRTTQSRPSGTTVLDQLEEINNFENSQTWKKKSIFFTLPYWKSNLLRHNLDVMHIEKNVFENVYGTLANIEGKSKDNLSARLDLQDLNIRAELHPENRGSNRLYLPPACYALSRDEKKIFYTFLKSIKVPDGYAGNISRSVNVTKGKMFGLKSHDCHILMQQLLPISLRGLLSKNVTAPLFDLCGYI, from the coding sequence ATGAGTCATTTAACAAATGCATCTGATTCCCAAGTAAATGGATTGAATTCTGAAGCTGAAAACTTCTTTAGTTTGCTTAGAGATGCCGACCAAAATTTGTGGCCAGGATGCGAATTGACAAAGCTTTCTTTAATTGTGCTTTTATTTCATACAAAATGCACTAACAAATGGAGTAATAAATCATTTAATGATTTATTGGGAATATTACAACTTGCAATCCCTAATGGAAAATGCTTGCCAAAAACATTCGTCGAGGccaaaaaagttataaaaactTTAGGGCTTGGATATGAAAAAATTCATGCTTGTCAGAACAATTGTCAATTGTATTGGAAAGATAAGGCCAATGATGATAATTGCTCTATTTGTGGGGCTTCTCGGTGGAGAATGATTAGGGGCCATTCTAGTTCaacaagaagaaagaaaaaaggaattcCGGCAAAAGTTTTACGCTATTTCCCTTTAAAGCCTAGACTTAAACGATTGTTTATGTCTAAGCAGGCAGCAACGTTAATGAGATGGCATGAAGAAGAACGAATAAAGGATGGAGCGTTGAGACATCCGACCGACTCTGAAGCATGGAAAAGTTTTGACTCCAAACATCCTGACTTTTCTTTAGACTCTCGTAACGTTAGATTTGGATTAGCTAGTGATGGATTTAATCCTTTCGGAATGTTGAGCTCTACCTATAGTGGCTGGCCTATTATTCTAATACCATATAATTTACCTCCTTGGCTTTGTATGAAAGAATCTTCTTTCATTCTTTCGTTACTTATACTTGGGCCAAGCGGACCGGAAAATCAGATTGATGTGTACTTACAACCTCTTATTGATGAGTTGAAGGAGCTTTGGGAAGTTGGCATAGACACGTATGATGCTTCTCGTGACGGATCTTTCATGTTAAAAGCAGCATTAATGTGGACTATCAATGATTTTCTGGCATATGGAATTTTGTCAGGGTGGAATGTTCATGGTGGGTTTGCTTGTCCTTGTTGTAATGTAGAGACTTGTTCACGACGTCTAAAATATGGTCGGAAGTATTGTTTTATGGGACATCGTCGTTTTCTAGAGCCAAATCATAAATTTCGTTATGACAAAGTCTCTTTTGATGGAACTGAAGAGTTTCGAACAACACAAAGCAGACCTTCTGGGACTACGGTGTTGGATCAATTGgaagaaattaataattttgaaaactcaCAAACTTGGAAAAAGAAGAGCATATTTTTCACATTGCCTTACTGGAAATCTAATTTATTGCGACATAATCTAGATGTAATGCATATAGAAAAGAATGTTTTTGAAAATGTGTATGGAACATTAGCAAATATCGAAGGAAAGTCGAAGGATAATCTAAGTGCTCGTCTAGACTTACAAGATTTGAATATAAGGGCTGAACTTCATCCAGAAAATAGGGGTTCAAACAGATTGTATCTTCCTCCTGCTTGTTATGCACTGTCTAGAGAtgagaagaaaatattttatacgtTTTTGAAAAGCATTAAAGTTCCTGATGGTTATGCTGGAAATATCTCAAGAAGTGTAAATGTCACAAAAGGTAAAATGTTTGGACTCAAAAGTCATGACTGTCATATACTAATGCAACAACTACTTCCAATTTCGTTACGAGGACTTCTCTCAAAGAATGTGACAGCTCCTTTATTTGATTTATGTGGCTATATTTAG
- the LOC109704196 gene encoding uncharacterized protein LOC109704196 isoform X3, with product MIFPPRFFTVMVHLVIHLASEARIAGPVHYRWMYPIERYLSTLKSFVRNRAHPEGSIAEAYLAQECMTFCSRYIKAFMAKRQRLRIVQSRAEYQEEQRQSTQSQPQSQQNLQHDFNMQVEEHVHLDQENTGHEEIETVTVEDETGRRTRGKTLLADLWVLPPSHRVVVDCNTYGQPIGNERGLLGQFLGTIARNGGLCSLSHKDWRYVKKEKKLDILNQVKKKFLYHQSCEKWIFKSAGRKWKDYKCSLKARYFDDLASLDEMYKKVLEDIVRDQWISLVNFWKTETAKADLQSKIIENQESSNSHGRVAWEGDAYSDVIGKDKYGYMRGVGLAPSPSELLKPMISSRFDGIQITTLDETI from the exons ATGATTTTTCCACCTCGGTTTTTCACTGTAATGGTTCATTTGGTTATTCACTTGGCGAGTGAGGCTAGAATTGCAGGACCGGTTCATTATAGATGGATGTATCCAATTGAAAG GTATCTTTCGACTTTGAAGTCTTTTGTACGTAATCGAGCACATCCAGAGGGTTCTATTGCAGAAGCTTACTTAGCGCAAGAGTGCATGACTTTTTGTTCTCGGTATATAAAAG CATTCATGGCCAAGCGTCAACGTTTACGTATTGTTCAAAGTCGAGCCGAGTATCAAGAAGAGCAACGACAAAGTACGCAATCTCAGCCACAATCGCAACAAAACCTACAACATGATTTCAATATGCAAGTTGAAGAACATGTTCATTTAGATCAGGAAAATACAGGTCATGAAGAAATTGAGACGGTAACTGTTGAAG ATGAAACTGGACGAAGAACTCGTGGAAAAACCCTTTTGGCTGATCTATGGGTTCTACCGCCTAGTCATCGAGTTGTTGTGGATTGTAATACTTATGGACAACCAATTGGAAATGAAAGAGGACTGTTAGGCCAATTTCTGGGTACTATAGCAAGGAACGGTGGGCTATGTTCTTTGAGTCATAAGGATTGGAGATAtgtgaagaaggaaaagaaactAGATATTCTAAATCAAGTGAAG AAAAAGTTTCTCTACCACCAAAGTTGTGAGAAGTGGATTTTCAAGTCGGCGGGAAGAAAATGGAAGGACTACAAGTGCAGTTTAAAGGCTAGGTATTTTGATGACCTTGCAAGTCTTGATGAAATGTACAAAAAAGTTCTAGAAGATATAGTGCGAGATCAATGGATTTCTCTTGTAAACTTTTGGAAAACTGAAACAGCCAAG GCTGATCTACAATCTAAGATTATAGAAAATCAAGAATCCTCGAACTCGCATGGACGTGTAGCATGGGAGGGTGATGCATATTCTGATGTGATAGGAAAAGATAAGTATGGATATATGCGTGGTGTGGGATTAGCTCCCTCACCATCTGAGCTACTAAAGCCAATGATTTCTTCTCGCTTTGATGGCATACAAATAACAACATTGGATGAGACTATCTGA
- the LOC109704196 gene encoding uncharacterized protein LOC109704196 isoform X2 — MIFPPRFFTVMVHLVIHLASEARIAGPVHYRWMYPIERYLSTLKSFVRNRAHPEGSIAEAYLAQECMTFCSRYIKAFMAKRQRLRIVQSRAEYQEEQRQSTQSQPQSQQNLQHDFNMQVEEHVHLDQENTGHEEIETVTVEDETGRRTRGKTLLADLWVLPPSHRVVVDCNTYGQPIGNERGLLGQFLGTIARNGGLCSLSHKDWRYVKKEKKLDILNQVKKKFLYHQSCEKWIFKSAGRKWKDYKCSLKARYFDDLASLDEMYKKVLEDIVRDQWISLVNFWKTETAKLRSEKNKRSRTLQETTHTAGTKSFARVAAEMADLQSKIIENQESSNSHGRVAWEGDAYSDVIGKDKYGYMRGVGLAPSPSELLKPMISSRFDGIQITTLDETI, encoded by the exons ATGATTTTTCCACCTCGGTTTTTCACTGTAATGGTTCATTTGGTTATTCACTTGGCGAGTGAGGCTAGAATTGCAGGACCGGTTCATTATAGATGGATGTATCCAATTGAAAG GTATCTTTCGACTTTGAAGTCTTTTGTACGTAATCGAGCACATCCAGAGGGTTCTATTGCAGAAGCTTACTTAGCGCAAGAGTGCATGACTTTTTGTTCTCGGTATATAAAAG CATTCATGGCCAAGCGTCAACGTTTACGTATTGTTCAAAGTCGAGCCGAGTATCAAGAAGAGCAACGACAAAGTACGCAATCTCAGCCACAATCGCAACAAAACCTACAACATGATTTCAATATGCAAGTTGAAGAACATGTTCATTTAGATCAGGAAAATACAGGTCATGAAGAAATTGAGACGGTAACTGTTGAAG ATGAAACTGGACGAAGAACTCGTGGAAAAACCCTTTTGGCTGATCTATGGGTTCTACCGCCTAGTCATCGAGTTGTTGTGGATTGTAATACTTATGGACAACCAATTGGAAATGAAAGAGGACTGTTAGGCCAATTTCTGGGTACTATAGCAAGGAACGGTGGGCTATGTTCTTTGAGTCATAAGGATTGGAGATAtgtgaagaaggaaaagaaactAGATATTCTAAATCAAGTGAAG AAAAAGTTTCTCTACCACCAAAGTTGTGAGAAGTGGATTTTCAAGTCGGCGGGAAGAAAATGGAAGGACTACAAGTGCAGTTTAAAGGCTAGGTATTTTGATGACCTTGCAAGTCTTGATGAAATGTACAAAAAAGTTCTAGAAGATATAGTGCGAGATCAATGGATTTCTCTTGTAAACTTTTGGAAAACTGAAACAGCCAAG cttcGAAgtgagaaaaacaaaagaagtcGTACATTGCAAGAAACAACACATACTGCAGGGACAAAAAGTTTTGCACGAGTTGCTGCCGAGATG GCTGATCTACAATCTAAGATTATAGAAAATCAAGAATCCTCGAACTCGCATGGACGTGTAGCATGGGAGGGTGATGCATATTCTGATGTGATAGGAAAAGATAAGTATGGATATATGCGTGGTGTGGGATTAGCTCCCTCACCATCTGAGCTACTAAAGCCAATGATTTCTTCTCGCTTTGATGGCATACAAATAACAACATTGGATGAGACTATCTGA